Below is a window of Spelaeicoccus albus DNA.
GGAAGACTGCGAGGATGCCGAAGTGGAACATCGGATTGGCCCAACGCAGGATCCGGCTTTCGTACATTTGGCTCGAGCGCGACGTCCACCCGAATTTGTCGTACCGGTAACGCCAAATGTGCCCGAGCACGAAAATGGTCAGGCAGATGTACGGGTAGATCAGCCATAAAAACGTATCGCCGACACTCATGGCATTCCTCCGGGAGTAGCGCTCAGCGCGGCCGCGCCGTACGGTTCGAGACCAACCTCTTCGTCCGGCGGCCCCTCGGCCGCAAGCCGTTGCACCGCCTCGTAGTCCTTACCCTTCAACGCCGGAAGCGTCCTGCACACGGTCTCCAGGGCCCCGAGCCACGGCGAGTCGATATCGGCCAGGTGCAGGCGCAACAGCTCCAGGCCCGCGCGGTTGTCGAGGATGATCTTCAGGCCGGCCCGCAGATCGGTTGTGGCGGCGAACTCGAGAACGACGCACAGGTGGTCCGGCAGTTGGTCGTCGGTCAGGACCAGCCCGGCCTTCGTGTACACCTGCTTGATCCGCAGCAGCGCCAAACCCCGCTTCCTGGTCTCGCCGTTGGAGAAATAGGTGAGGAACAGGCAACCGCGGCGCCTGGTATCGAATGTCTCGACGTAGTCGCCTTGCACGTCGACCAGCGACCGATTCCGTAAATGCTCGATGGTTGTCACAAGCGATGAGCCGAGTTTTTCCGGCAAGCTCGACGCGACCTCACCGAGTAGATCGAGCCGGCCCGGCAGATCCTCGTCGGGATAATCCATCAGGATGGACGCGGCCTGCCACGCCCGCACCAGCTGGTCGTCGGAATACTTCAAGGTCGGCACGCGCGGACTCATGACTCATCGACCCCCGGGTCCGGAACCGTTGCCCGGATCACTTGCGGCGTCCCGGTTGGGGAACAGGCCTTCCGGAGTGCCCTTCCCGTCCCAGTTCAGCAAGTTGATCCGCACGCCTTCCGGCCGTCCCGGAGTATCGGGTGAGCCGACGCCCGGGTCGGCACCGAACGACTCATCGAAACCGCCCAGGCCGCCCATCCCGGGGCCGCCGTCGACGTCCAGCGAGCACTCAGTGGCGATATTCTCCAGCTTGTGTGCGTCTTCATAGTGCGCGGGCGGGATCACGTACCGTTCATCGTATTTGGCGATCGCCAGCAGCCGGTACATGTCCTTGACCTCTTGGCCGCTCATTCCGACGGACTCGGCGATCGACTCGTTCGTCTCCCAGCCCATGTTGATATCGCGCATATAGGACCGCATGGCCGCCAGTTTGCGCAGGACCCGGTCCACCGGAGCGGTGTCGCCTGCCGTGAACAGTCCCGCCAGGTAATCGATCGGGATACGCAGCGAGTCGATTGCGTTGAACAAATTGTCCTTCGATTCGCCGTCCTCGCCCGTGTCGCTGACGGCGTCGACGACCGGTGACAGCGGCGGGATGTACCAGACCATCGGCATCGTGCGATATTCCGGGTGCAGCGGAAGGGCGACCCGGTATTTATTGATCAGCGCCCAGATCGGGGACCGCTGGGCCGCGTCGATCCAGTCCTCCGGGATCTCCGCCTCCCGAGCCGCCTCGATCACCTCGGGATCGTGCGGGTCGAGAAAGACATCGCGTTGCGCTTCGTACAGGTCGTGCTCGTCTTGCGTCGAGGCGGCGTCCAAGACGCGGTCGGCGTCATAGAACATCAGCCCCAGATACCGTAAGCGACCGACGCACGTCTCGGAGCAGATCGTCGGCTGCCCCACTTCGATCCGCGGATAGCAGAACGTGCACTTCTCCGCTTTGCCGGTCTTGTGGTTGAAGTACATCTTCTTGTACGGGCAGCCGGTGATGCACTGTCGCCAGCCGCGGCATCGGTCTTGGTCGACAAGAACGATGCCGTCCTCTTCGCGCTTGTAGATCGCGCCGGTCGGACACGCCGACACGCACGACGGGTTCAGACAATGTTCGCAAATACGCGGCAGGTAGAACATGAATGCTTGTTCGTACTCGAACTTGATCTTGTCGCCGACCTGCTTGAGAACCGGGTCGTCGTGCGTGTTCTCGACCGAGCCGGCCAAATCGTCGTCCCAGTTCGACGACCAGGTGACCTTCGTGTCCTCGCCGGTGAGCAGCGACTTCGGGCGCG
It encodes the following:
- the narJ gene encoding nitrate reductase molybdenum cofactor assembly chaperone yields the protein MSPRVPTLKYSDDQLVRAWQAASILMDYPDEDLPGRLDLLGEVASSLPEKLGSSLVTTIEHLRNRSLVDVQGDYVETFDTRRRGCLFLTYFSNGETRKRGLALLRIKQVYTKAGLVLTDDQLPDHLCVVLEFAATTDLRAGLKIILDNRAGLELLRLHLADIDSPWLGALETVCRTLPALKGKDYEAVQRLAAEGPPDEEVGLEPYGAAALSATPGGMP
- the narH gene encoding nitrate reductase subunit beta, encoding MHIMAQMAMVMNLDKCIGCHTCSVTCKQVWTNRSGAEHIWFNNVETRPGQGYPRTYEDQERWKGGWTLTKRGKLKLKAGGRLKNLATLFANPNLPEFKDYYEPWTYDYENLTTAPAQEHMPVARPKSLLTGEDTKVTWSSNWDDDLAGSVENTHDDPVLKQVGDKIKFEYEQAFMFYLPRICEHCLNPSCVSACPTGAIYKREEDGIVLVDQDRCRGWRQCITGCPYKKMYFNHKTGKAEKCTFCYPRIEVGQPTICSETCVGRLRYLGLMFYDADRVLDAASTQDEHDLYEAQRDVFLDPHDPEVIEAAREAEIPEDWIDAAQRSPIWALINKYRVALPLHPEYRTMPMVWYIPPLSPVVDAVSDTGEDGESKDNLFNAIDSLRIPIDYLAGLFTAGDTAPVDRVLRKLAAMRSYMRDINMGWETNESIAESVGMSGQEVKDMYRLLAIAKYDERYVIPPAHYEDAHKLENIATECSLDVDGGPGMGGLGGFDESFGADPGVGSPDTPGRPEGVRINLLNWDGKGTPEGLFPNRDAASDPGNGSGPGGR